The Oryzias melastigma strain HK-1 linkage group LG6, ASM292280v2, whole genome shotgun sequence genome includes a window with the following:
- the LOC112152035 gene encoding zinc-binding protein A33, whose protein sequence is MMAASTFVSEDLHCPQCSDIYCLPVLLACGHNVCNHCLKKFWEWKGCRPCPVCGVESASVKPPINLQLKIAADQYQAQNVYIKQGVCLLHNETLKVFCNNDEELICVICQISKQHKVHQCCPVEEAAQQKKTEISAILDSLRKTLRTLNQKKQQMEETKAYIQTQSVQIEEAIKEEFRILHQFLWEEETNKLKALKQEEETKVQVMLKKIKDAEKQIQTLSSNIRETETALRARDLSFLQGYKQTKKRVKCNIQEPEYIRDILINSAKHLGILKFRIWKKMANSVKYAPIILDPNTAQPNLKLCQDLTSLHYSQKQPLPDNPERCTNRVCVLGATGFTSGFHSWTVELGQAKDWHVGVVRESIKRKSTIFLNPDEGFWVIGLCNGESLWAESSPRALLTMKQKPERITVKLDLNKGKVVFINTANSTVIHTFKDKFTERIFPYFSLGLNEDWKNSSPLTICPLTISVNTG, encoded by the exons ATGATGGCAGCGAGCACCTTCGTCTCTGAGGACTTACACTGTCCTCAGTGCTCTGACATTTATTGTCTTCCTGTTCTTTTAGCGTGTGGTCACAATGTCTGCAACCATTGCTTAAAGAAATTCTGGGAGTGGAAAGGATGTCGACCGTGTCCCGTTTGTGGCGTTGAGTCTGCCTCTGTGAAGCCTCCTATCAATCTGCAACTTAAAATAGCAGCAGATCAGTATCAGGCCCAGAACGTCTACATCAAACAAGGAGTTTGTCTGCTGCACAACGAGACGCTGAAGGTGTTCTGTAACAACGACGAGGAGCTCATCTGTGTGATCTGCCAAATATCCAAGCAGCACAAAGTGCATCAGTGCTGCCCGGTGGAAGAGGCAGCCCAACAGAAAAAg ACGGAAATCTCAGCCATTTTGGACTCTTTAAGAAAAACTCTCAGAACCCTGAACCAGAAAAAGCAGCAGATGGAAGAAACAAAAGCCTACATACAG ACTCAAAGTGTCCAAATTGAGGAAGCAATAAAGGAAGAATTTAGGATTCTTCACCAGTTCCTCTGGGAGGAGGAAACCAACAAACTGAAAGCGCTAAAACAGGAGGAGGAAACCAAAGTCCAGGTCATGCTGAAGAAGATCAAAGACGCAGAGAAGCAGATCCAAACTCTCTCCTCCAACATCAGGGAGACGGAGACTGCTCTCAGAGCcagagatttatcatttttacag GGTTACAAGCAGACGAAGAAAAG ggTCAAATGCAACATCCAGGAGCCAGAGTATATTCGAGACATCCTGATCAATTCTGCAAAGCATCTGGGAATCCTCAAGTTTAGAATTTGGAAGAAAATGGCGAATTCTGTCAAATATG CTCCGATCATCCTGGATCCAAACACAGCGCAGCCAAACTTAAAGCTCTGTCAAGACCTGACGAGTCTGCACTACAGCCAAAAACAGCCCCTGCCCGACAACCCTGAACGCTGCACTAACCGTGTGTGCGTCCTGGGCGCCACGGGCTTCACATCTGGATTTCACAGCTGGACTGTGGAGTTGGGCCAGGCCAAAGACTGGCACGTTGGAGTGGTTCGAGAGTCcatcaaaagaaaaagcacCATCTTCTTGAACCCTGATGAGGGCTTCTGGGTGATCGGTCTGTGTAACGGCGAGTCGCTGTGGGCTGAAAGCTCCCCTCGCGCCCTGCTCACTATGAAGCAGAAGCCTGAGAGGATCACTGTAAAGCTGGACTTGAACAAGGGAAAGGTGGTCTTCATCAATACTGCAAATTCCACAGTGATacacacatttaaagacaaGTTTACAGAGAGAATATTTCCCTACTTTTCTCTCGGATTAAATGAGGACTGGAAAAACTCGAGCCCTCTCACCATCTGCCCTCTGACTATCAGCGTGAACACAGGGTAG